A genomic stretch from Onychostoma macrolepis isolate SWU-2019 chromosome 02, ASM1243209v1, whole genome shotgun sequence includes:
- the ccr12a gene encoding chemokine (C-C motif) receptor 12a, translated as MAHFDDDYLDSFFNETSDTGYTGQVITGEVSLCKKGDVIQFGAAFLPAFYYTNFLLSLVGNGLVLCIIYKYEKLSTVTNIFLLNLVISDLIFASSLPFWAVYHKSEWIFGRGLCKLVGSCYSIGFNSSILFLTLMTFDRYLAVVHAISAAQSRRTTYAVASSATVWVLSILASIKDIVFHDVRQGGDGLLCEMTGYHQSFLTKWELIGYYQQFFLFFLVPLGIVLYCYIRITIRIMSTRMTEKCRAVKLIFVIVFTFFICWTPYNMVILLKAIKTSLGEQNDCSNALDYALYITRNFAYLYCCICPVFYTFLGKKFQNHFLKLLSKRVPFLKINAAMLSTTSKTTSIRSPNTDY; from the coding sequence ATGGCTCATTTTGATGATGATTACTTGGACAGTTTTTTCAATGAAACCAGTGACACGGGATACACAGGACAAGTCATAACCGGAGAGGTTTCTTTGTGCAAGAAAGGCGATGTGATCCAGTTCGGAGCAGCATTTCTCCCAGCCTTCTACTACACTAACTTCTTGCTGAGCTTGGTTGGAAATGGACTGGTGCTGTGCATCATCTACAAATATGAGAAGCTCAGCACGGTTACCAACATATTCTTGCTCAACCTCGTCATTTCAGACCTCATCTTCGCCTCCAGCCTCCCTTTCTGGGCAGTCTACCACAAATCTGAATGGATCTTTGGCAGAGGCCTTTGCAAGTTGGTGGGAAGCTGTTATTCCATCGGCTTCAACAGCTCCATCCTCTTCCTCACCCTCATGACCTTTGACCGCTACCTTGCGGTGGTCCACGCCATCTCTGCAGCCCAGAGCAGGAGGACAACTTATGCGGTCGCGTCATCCGCCACTGTCTGGGTGCTCAGTATTTTGGCTAGTATAAAGGATATAGTTTTTCACGATGTGAGGCAAGGAGGAGACGGTCTGCTGTGCGAAATGACCGGTTACCACCAGAGTTTCCTCACAAAATGGGAGCTGATTGGTTATTATCagcagttttttcttttcttcttggTGCCTCTGGGTATCGTCCTGTACTGCTACATCCGCATAACCATCAGGATCATGTCCACTCGCATGACGGAGAAGTGCAGGGCGGTCAAACTCATCTTTGTCATCGTCTTCACCTTCTTCATCTGCTGGACGCCTTACAACATGGTCATCCTGTTGAAAGCCATCAAGACGTCCCTTGGAGAGCAGAATGATTGCTCAAACGCCCTCGACTATGCACTGTACATCACACGAAACTTTGCCTACCTGTACTGCTGCATCTGCCCTGTCTTCTACACTTTTTTGGGGAAGAAGTTTCAAAACCATTTTCTGAAGCTTTTGTCCAAGCGTGTTCCGTTTCTGAAGATCAATGCTGCCATGCTGTCAACAACCAGTAAAACCACATCAATCAGGAGCCCAAACACTGACTACTGA
- the si:ch211-106n13.3 gene encoding vWFA and Collagen domain-containing protein — protein sequence MYLTLLYICSRIVTQLGLHVDPMGKCFPGLAGCSTTPNDLAFIIDGSSSLGIPNFETAKRWLINITSGFDVSTRHTQVAVVQYSDTPRLEIPLGKHENSQELIEAITSISYLGGNTRTGRAIKFATDHVFGMPNRTSQSPRNRIAVVLTDGRSQDDVEDAAMEARAQNIVLFAVGVGNEITNSELVSVANKPPSTYVLHVEDYSSIASIWDLMEQKLCEESVCPTRIPGTVNDQKGFDLMSLMKIEQVAQKVQGSLLSERASQLSPRMDITHNTREIFPEGLPPAFVFVATLRLKNPAHRMKFDLFRVLSQDGVKQIAVTVNGADKSVTFTCTSTLKKEQTVIFNDRGIKRLFDTDWHQLKFLVKPKRITCFVDGAYVEEQLLDAVVPIYINGKTQVAKKINIETTVPIVLQTLRIYCDPQQSERETACEIYSVDDDRCPSDRSPAVEGCDCPSGKPGLPGLPGPMGFRGEKGREGPPGPDGKPGKQGEKGASGEPGQDGQKGEAGEPGQKGERGLEGPKGEMGPPGPSGPTGTGFSKLDLDDLGIQGSKGMPGEPGEMGPPGKPGMNGEPGKPGLPGLAGPKGERGDVGAAASEGQPGIPGMRGLPGEIGPAGPHGERGMPGPAGFTGPTGQQGPPGPVGPPGIEGPPGPKGNSGSRGQDGLPGPPGAKGSDGEHGIQGPPGIRGLPGFKGHKGDSGSSGPKGSQGEKGNQGEPGVSGKHGESGLKGNKGEPGVAGEPGSRGADGKKGDVGPSGPPGSQGFPGLDGLPGQPGLPGYPGKPGKAPSEDQLMKICASVLQSQLPQLLQVMGQSSCQHCETKQGPPGDPGPPGPTGPSGPPGYPGRAGSPGYQGPPGRRGPEGVKGDIGPVGMKGAKGQGEMGLPGPPGPAGLQGPRGDDGEGYPGPSGPPGKPGALGTPGKRGPPGPMGVCDPSSCYQAYGFRDDPFRKGPNF from the exons ATGTACCTGACTTTACTCTACATTTGTTCAAGAATTGTAACCCAGCTTGGTCTGCATGTGGACCCTATGGGCAAATGTTTTCCTGGGCTTGCAGGTTGCAGCACAACTCCCAATGACCTTGCGTTCATCATCGATGGCTCCTCGAGCTTGGGGATCCCTAATTTTGAAACAGCCAAGCGTTGGCTCATCAACATCACCAGTGGCTTTGACGTGAGCACCAGGCACACTCAGGTAGCAGTTGTCCAGTACAGCGACACCCCTCGACTGGAGATTCCTCTGGGAAAGCATGAGAACAGCCAGGAACTCATCGAGGCCATCACCTCCATCTCATACCTGGGGGGCAACACACGGACCGGCCGCGCCATCAAGTTCGCCACAGACCATGTCTTCGGGATGCCTAACCGCACATCCCAGTCTCCCAGAAACCGCATCGCCGTGGTTCTCACCGACGGGCGTTCGCAGGATGACGTTGAGGATGCTGCCATGGAGGCCAGGGCACAGAATATTGTTCTGTTTGCAGTCGGTGTAGGAAATGAGATCACTAACTCTGAGTTGGTGTCTGTGGCCAACAAGCCACCTTCAACTTACGTGCTACACGTGGAGGATTATAGCTCCATTGCAAGCATATGGGACCTGATGGAGCAGAAACTGTGTGAGG AATCGGTGTGTCCGACACGGATCCCTGGGACGGTGAACGATCAGAAGGGCTTTGATTTAATGAGCCTGATGAAGATTGAGCAGGTGGCTCAGAAGGTTCAGGGCTCTTTGCTATCAGAGAGAGCGTCACAGCTTAGCCCTCGTATGGACATCACACACAACACCAG AGAGATCTTTCCAGAAGGCCTTCCACCAGCTTTTGTGTTTGTGGCCACTCTGCGCTTGAAGAACCCAGCTCACAGGATGAAGTTTGACCTGTTTAGGGTGTTATCTCAGGATGGGGTTAAGCAGATCGCTGTGACTGTGAACGGAGCAGACAAATCGGTCACTTTCACCTGCACCAGCACTCTGAAGAAAGAGCAGACAGTCATATTTAATGACCGAGGCATCAAG AGGCTCTTTGACACGGATTGGCATCAGCTGAAGTTCCTGGTGAAGCCCAAACGCATCACTTGTTTCGTGGATGGCGCATACGTGGAGGAGCAGCTCCTAGATGCAGTTGTTCCCATCTACATTAATGGAAAGACTCAAGTCGCCAAGAAAATTAATATTGAGACTACAGTCCCT ATAGTGCTGCAAACGTTGCGGATCTACTGTGATCCCCAGCAAAGTGAGCGAGAGACAGCATGTGAAATTTACTCTGTG GATGATGACAGA TGTCCTTCGGATCGCTCTCCTGCTGTAGAAGGTTGTGATTGTCCTAGTGGTAAACCTGGTCTGCCCGGTCTACCTGGGCCTATG GGCTTCAGAGGGGAGAAAGGCAGAGAAGGACCTCCTGGCCCTGATGGTAAACCT GGGAAGCAAGGAGAAAAGGGAGCATCTGGAGAACCTGGTCAAGATGGACAGAAA GGTGAAGCAGGTGAACCAGGACAAAAGGGGGAGCGAGGGCTGGAAGGACCCAAA GGAGAAATGGGACCACCAGGGCCTTCAGGACCAACA GGCACTGGCTTTTCCAAATTGGATTTAGATGACTTGGGAATTCAAGGAAGCAAG GGAATGCCAGGAGAACCAGGGGAAATGGGACCACCCGGAAAACCCGGAATGAAT GGAGAACCTGGGAAACCTGGTCTACCTGGACTTGCTGGTCCCAAG ggaGAGAGAGGAGATGTTGGTGCAGCAGCATCAGAAGGACAACCAGGAATCCCT gGTATGCGGGGGCTTCCTGGAGAGATAGGCCCTGCCGGACCTCAT GGTGAGCGTGGGATGCCAGGACCAGCAGGTTTTACTGGACCAACAGGACAGCAG GGACCCCCAGGCCCAGTTGGCCCACCTGGCATAGAAGGTCCTCCAGGTCCAAAA GGGAATTCTGGCTCTCGTGGACAGGATGGGCTCCCTGGACCACCTGGTGCTAAA GGTTCAGATGGAGAGCACGGCATTCAAGGTCCCCCTGGCATTAGAGGTCTGCCAGGGTTTAAAGGTCATAAG GGTGACTCAGGATCATCTGGACCAAAGGGAAGTCAG GGTGAGAAAGGAAACCAGGGAGAACCTGGAGTCTCTGGAAAACAT GGTGAATCAGGCCTGAAAGGGAACAAAGGAGAG CCAGGTGTAGCAGGGGAGCCTGGGAGCAGAGGGGCTGATGGGAAAAAGGGAGATGTGGGTCCATCAGGGCCACCTGGATCTCAAGGCTTTCCGGGTCTAGACGGTTTACCAGGGCAGCCAGGACTTCCAGGATACCCAGGGAAACCA GGCAAAGCACCTTCAGAAGATCAGCTGATGAAGATCTGTGCCTCTGTGCTACAGA GCCAGCTGCCACAGCTCCTGCAGGTGATGGGCCAAAGCAGCTGCCAACACTGTGAAACCAAACAAGGACCACCAGGTGATCCAGGTCCCCCAGGCCCAACAGGCCCATCTGGACCCCCAGGGTATCCCGGCAGGGCAGGGTCTCCAGGCTACCAGGGACCTCCAGGGAGGAGGGGACCTGAAGGGGTAAAAG GTGATATTGGCCCCGTGGGCATGAAAGGTGCTAAAGGACAGGGTGAAATGGGGTTGCCAGGTCCACCTGGTCCAGCAG GTTTGCAGGGCCCACGTGGCGACGACGGTGAGGGATATCCTGGGCCTTCCGGTCCACCAGGGAAACCAGGTGCTTTAGGGACCCCAGGCAAACGTGGGCCCCCGGGACCCATGGGGGTTTGTGATCCGTCCTCTTGTTATCAAGCCTATGGCTTTCGGGACGATCCCTTCAGGAAAGGACCTAACTTTTAG